The proteins below are encoded in one region of Conger conger chromosome 17, fConCon1.1, whole genome shotgun sequence:
- the LOC133117121 gene encoding serine protease 23-like, which translates to MAFRMHVQALLLLSLCSLLHSASWKPQWPQLRVPVVMPQRTAPMPAPEFISQARLEVTSSCDPDCHKQAPTPTYWDLRQFLSYETLYFNGSLLETDVGIYGFNPAELRRDARTGRSRSRRQIYGPDSRFSIVGQDFLLNYPFSTAVKLSTGCTGTLVGERHVLTAAHCVHDGKNYVKGAQKLRVGFLKPRQRDAPPPTNRTGSAARPDKMKFQWIRVKRTHVPKGWVKGSANEIGMDYDYALLELKKAHKRRYMRMGVSPAARLLPGKRVQFSGFDNDRVGQLVFRFCKAREETYDLLYQHCDAQPGASGSGVYARMWNRQQRRWERKVIGVFSGHQWVDRDGGPQEFNVAVRVTPLKYAQICYWIKGNYVDCRDG; encoded by the coding sequence ATGGCGTTCCGGATGCATGTCCAGGCCCTCCTCCTGCTGTCGCTGTGCTCCCTGCTCCACAGCGCCTCCTGGAAGCCCCAGTGGCCTCAGCTCCGCGTGCCCGTGGTGATGCCCCAGCGGACCGCACCGATGCCCGCCCCGGAGTTCATCTCCCAGGCCCGGCTAGAGGTCACCTCCTCCTGTGACCCGGACTGCCACAAGCAGGCCCCGACTCCCACCTACTGGGACCTGCGCCAGTTCCTGTCCTACGAAACGCTTTACTTCAACGGCAGCCTGCTGGAGACGGACGTGGGCATCTATGGGTTCAACCCGGCCGAGCTGAGACGGGACGCCCGCACCGGTCGGTCCCGGTCCCGGCGGCAGATCTACGGGCCGGACAGCCGCTTCAGCATCGTGGGGCAGGACTTCCTGCTGAACTACCCCTTCTCCACGGCCGTGAAGCTGTCCACCGGCTGCACGGGGACGCTGGTGGGGGAGCGGCACGTGCTGACGGCGGCGCACTGCGTGCACGACGGCAAGAACTACGTCAAGGGCGCGCAGAAGCTCAGGGTGGGCTTCCTGAAACCACGGCAACGCGACGCCCCGCCGCCCACCAACCGGACCGGCTCGGCCGCCCGGCCCGACAAGATGAAGTTCCAGTGGATCCGCGTCAAGCGCACCCACGTGCCCAAGGGCTGGGTCAAGGGGAGCGCCAACGAGATCGGCATGGACTACGACTACGCCCTGCTGGAGCTGAAGAAGGCCCACAAGCGCCGCTACATGCGGATGGGCGTCAGCCCCGCCGCCCGCCTGCTGCCCGGGAAGAGGGTGCAGTTCTCCGGGTTCGACAACGACCGGGTGGGCCAGCTGGTGTTCCGCTTCTGCAAGGCCCGCGAGGAGACCTACGACCTGCTGTACCAGCACTGCGACGCCCAGCCGGGGGCCAGCGGCTCCGGGGTCTACGCCCGCATGTGGAACCGCCAGCAGCGGCGCTGGGAGCGGAAGGTCATCGGCGTTTTCTCCGGCCACCAGTGGGTCGACCGCGACGGCGGCCCCCAGGAGTTCAACGTGGCGGTGCGCGTCACCCCCCTGAAATACGCCCAGATCTGCTACTGGATCAAAGGCAACTATGTGGACTGCAGGGATGGCTGA
- the me3 gene encoding NADP-dependent malic enzyme, mitochondrial: protein MNTLPRKSMFALCRNASNCVVKILSSHAGHPAACPTSIACLGGVRVCHSGTGPYKNKGSVSTKKRGYDITRNPHLNKGMAFTLEERMQLGIHGLLPPCFLTQDVQVLRVMKSYEIRSNPLDKYILLMTLQDRNEKLFYRLLTSDIEEFMPIVYTPTVGLACQQYGLAFRRPRGLFITIHDRGHIATMLNSWPEENIKAIVVTDGERILGLGDLGSYGMGIPVGKLALYTACGGVPPQQCLPVLLDVGTDNQVLLDDPLYIGLKHKRVRGKEYDDLIDEFMQAVTDKYGMNCLIQFEDFANSNAFRILNKYRNRYCTFNDDIQGTASVAVAGILAALRITKSKLSDHTFVFQGAGEAALGIAHLLIMAMCKEGIPYSEAAKRIWMVDSKGLIVKGRSHLNHEKEEFAHEHAHVKTLEEVVQIIKPSAIIGVAAVTGAFTEKIIKDMAQFNERPIIFALSNPTSKAECTAEQCYTLTEGRGIFASGSPFHKVTLGDGRTFYPGQGNNAYVFPGVALGVIACGVRHISDEIFLATAEAIAEMVTEENLAEGRLYPPLSNIREVSFKIAVKLVDHAYRNGIASLYPEPKDKEAFVLSHIYSPDYDSFTLDTYSWPLAAMEVQDV, encoded by the exons ATGAATACACTACCGAGGAAAAGCATGTTTGCACTGTGCAGAAATGCCAGCAACTGCGTCGTGAAAATTCTTTCCAGTCATGCCGGTCACCCTGCAGCCTGCCCGACCAGCATAGCGTGTCTCGGGGGAGTGAGAGTTTGTCACAGTGGGACCGGACCCTATAAAAACAAGGGCAGCGTTAGCACCAAGAAGCGTGGCTATGACATCACGAGGAACCCGCACCTGAACAAG GGCATGGCGTTCACCCTGGAGGAGAGGATGCAGTTGGGGATCCACGGCCTGCTGCCCCCCTGCTTCCTCACGCAGGATGTCCAGGTGCTGAGGGTCATGAAGAGCTACGAGATCCGCAGCAACCCCCTCGACAA GTACATCCTGCTAATGACGCTCCAGGACAGGAACGAGAAGCTCTTTTACCGCCTGCTGACCTCCGACATCGAGGAGTTCATGCCCATCGTTTACACCCCCACTGTGGGGCTGGCCTGCCAGCAGTATGGCCTGGCCTTCAGGAGACCACG GGGGCTCTTTATCACCATTCACGACCGGGGCCACATCGCCACCATGCTGAACTCCTGGCCTGAGGAGAACATCAAG GCCATCGTGGTGACTGACGGGGAGCGGATCCTCGGACTGGGGGACCTGGGCAGCTACGGAATGGGCATCCCGGTGGGCAAACTGGCCCTCTACACTGCCTGTGGAGGAGTGCCACCCCAGCAGTGCCTGCCTGTGCTGCTGGACGTGGGGACCGACAATCAG gTGCTGCTGGACGACCCCCTGTACATCGGGCTGAAGCACAAACGCGTGCGCGGGAAGGAGTACGACGACCTTATTGACGAGTTCATGCAGGCCGTCACGGACAA gtatgGGATGAACTGCCTGATTCAGTTTGAGGACTTTGCCAACAGCAACGCCTTCCGCATCCTCAACAAGTACCGCAACCGATACTGCACCTTCAACGATGACATCCAAG GCACAGCCTCTGTAGCGGTCGCTGGTATCCTAGCAGCCCTCCGGATCACAAAGAGCAAACTTTCTGACCACACGTTTGTGTTCCAGGGAGCAGGAGAG GCTGCGCTGGGCATCGCTCACCTGCTCATCATGGCCATGTGTAAGGAAGGCATCCCTTACAGCGAGGCTGCCAAGAGGATATGGATGGTGGACTCCAAGGGACTCATCGTCAAG GGCAGAAGTCATCTGAACCACGAGAAGGAGGAGTTTGCTCATGAACACGCTCACGTGAAGACCCTGGAGGAGGTGGTGCAGATCATCAAGCCCTCCGCAATCATCG GGGTGGCGGCCGTCACAGGAGCATTCACAGAGAAGATCATAAAGGACATGGCCCAGTTCAACGAGAGGCCCATCATCTTCGCCCTCAGTAACCCCACCAGCAAAGCAGAGTGCACAGCCGAACAGTGCTACACGCTGACCGAG GGTCGGGGCATATTTGCGAGTGGAAGCCCCTTTCACAAAGTAACCCTGGGAGATGGGCGGACCTTCTACCCCGGTCAGGGCAACAACGCCTACGTGTTTCCAGGCGTGGCGCTGGGTGTGATCGCCTGTGGCGTGCGACACATCTCTGATGAAATCTTCCTCGCCACAGCCGAG gcGATAGCAGAGATGGTGACTGAGGAGAACCTGGCAGAAGGCAGACTCTATCCTCCCCTCAGCAACATCAGGGAGGTG
- the tmem39a gene encoding transmembrane protein 39A has product MPGGRRGPSRQQLSRSALPSLQTLVGGNCSNGTGLRNRNSTSVGLSAPPLTALITPEPVRHSRIPDLPMDGSLLFELLLFLYLLVALFVQYINIYRTVWWYPYSHPAASLNFHLMDYHLAIFITVMLARRLVWTIISEASQASSSSLVRYVVVIAARLTLLTLCGWVLCWTLVNLFRNHSVLSLLFLGYPFGVYVPLCCFHQESRVQVVPTDCGYLDQESQDGSLLRPKDFLTLLRENLREQFASPASVPAHTCPLSPEMIRSEVEGLKTDFNRRIKEVLFNSLFSAYYVAFLPLCFVKSTQYYDMRWACEHLIMVWINAFVMLMSQLLPPSYCDLLHRSAAHLGRWHKLEHGSYSNAPQHLWSESTIWPQGVLVRHSRSLYKAVGPYNVALPSDVSHARFYFLFHKPLRILNLLIGIESSVILYQLYSLLRSERWNHTLSLGLILFCNYYVLFKLLRDRIVLGKAYSYPLSSAGSMGLKSQ; this is encoded by the exons GAACAGCACCTCTGTGGGCCTCTCGGCGCCCCCCCTGACGGCCCTGATAACCCCAGAGCCCGTCCGGCACTCGCGCATCCCCGACCTGCCCATGGACGGCAGCCTGCTGTTTGAGCTCCTGCTCTTCCTCTACCTGCTGGTGGCGCTGTTCGTGCAGTACATCAACATTTACAGGACTGTGTGGTGGTACCCCTACAGCCACCCTGCTGCGTCTCTG AACTTCCATCTTATGGACTACCACCTGGCAATCTTCATCACTGTCATGTTGGCCAGGAGATTGGTGTGGACCATAATTTCAGAG GCGTCCCAGGCCAGCTCCTCCTCTCTGGTGCGGTACGTGGTGGTGATCGCGGCCAGACTCACTCTGCTCACGCTCTGTGGCTGGGTGCTGTGCTGGACGCTGGTCAACCTCTTCAGAAACCATTCAGTGCTCAGCCTCCTGTTCCTGGGATACCC gtttGGGGTGTATGTTCCGCTCTGCTGCTTCCACCAGGAGAGTCGGGTGCAGGTGGTGCCCACAGACTGCGGGTATCTGGACCAGGAGTCCCAGGACGGCTCCCTGCTCCGGCCCAAAGACTTCCTCACCCTGCTGCGTGAGAACCTGCGCGAGCAGTTCGCCAGCCCGGCCTCGGTCCCCGCCCACACCTGCCCGCTGTCGCCCGAGATGATCCGCAGCGAGGTGGAGGGCCTGAAGACCGACTTCAACCGCCGCATCAAAGAGGTCCTCTTCAACTCGCTCTTCAGTGCCTACTACGTGGCCTTCCTGCCACTCTGCTTCGTCAAA AGTACGCAGTACTACGACATGCGCTGGGCGTGTGAGCACCTGATCATGGTCTGGATCAACGCCTTCGTCATGCTGATGAGCCAGCTGCTGCCGCCCAGTTACTGTGACCTGCTGCATCGCTCTGCCGCCCACCTGGGCCGCTGGCACAAGCTGGAGCACGGCTCCTACAGCAACGCTCCACAACACCT GTGGTCAGAGAGTACAATCTGGCCTCAGGGAGTTCTGGTGCGACACAGTCGCTCTCTCTACAAAGCTGTTGGGCCATACAATGTAGCCCTGCCTTCAGACGTCTCCCATGCACGGTTTTAT TTTCTGTTCCACAAGCCTCTGCGGATCCTGAACCTGCTGATCGGGATCGAGTCCAGCGTGATCCTGTACCAGCTGTACTCTCTGCTGCGCTCCGAGCGCTGGAACCACACGCTCTCCCTGGGCCTCATCCTCTTCTGCAACTACTACGTGCTCTTCAAGTTGCTGCGGGACCGTATCGTGCTGGGCAAGGCCTACTCCTACCCCCTCAGCAGCGCCGGCAGCATGGGGCTCAAGTCCCAGTGA